The stretch of DNA GCTCCATTTAAAATGTGTGGGGGGGGCTGGAGCCCCCAACCCGCCTGATGGAGGACAGCCGCCAGCAGAGCTGCTCTCTCCTCACCCATTCTGAAGCTCAGCTCTGATCATGGTGTCTAGCCTTGATTCCTtcctgtggggtgggggagactaAGTCATACTTTTGGTATGattctttggtttttgtttttttgtgatttttttttttttcaaaagtcattGGCAAGTTTGCTTTGGGTTTGTACACCAATACTCCACGAAGGAGATAAAAAACTTCCGGGTGGgttgttcctccctccctccatccctggtGATGCTGCTGAATCACTCCCCCTTCAGAACCACGCCTGCCAATCTCCATCGTAGGAAAAGGATGCCATCATCCAAGCAGACAACCTCCTGGAGTTCCAATGACAGACAGTCTATGTTTAAACCACCGGTTCTTCTGATACAGAGTTTCTTCTGTGCATGGTTTAACCCAAAGCAGCTTTAATGGGACAGGGGAGGATAAAAAGTAGAAGTGGAAGTATCATCGGAAAACTTGGGTTTTTTCGCTTGTGTGATAAGAGGTGGATCTGATGCTTGGAGAGTAGGGGCTTTTGGTAACTTATTTTATGGCTGTTCTTTTCCTTACTGTTCGACTGTAATTTGGGATGGAGAGTTCACATTCTAACCCTTCAAACTTGTGTGAAGTGCACATGGGCTGGTTTCCCAGCAAGGTTAGCTGGTCAACAGTTCTTCTCTGTGGACCCGAGCATAGGACTATGAGGCTTTTCCACAAATGGCCAATGTATTTAGAAAACAATGTCTCACACAGCACAACCAGGGGACTCTTCTGATTGGCAATAGACTCCAAAGAACGCCTGTCTATTGCTACAAAAGATTATGACCAAATATTTCATtggcttttaaatataaaattcattgGCTTTTAAATTTCCCTGATGGGAAAACACAGGTTTCACAAAAGTAGTAACATGATATATCTGCAAACGATTTCTGAATGGGGACAGCATTTCTCTGCTGCCCACGTGAACGTGATCCTTTGGACACTAAAATGTTGTGGAAAGGGGTTTGGAACTGAGTTTGAGAGTGATTTGTTAggcattatcagtttttaaaaatgatatggaATGATCAGGTGACACTCATCTCTGGGCCTGGGTGTTCACTTCAGCATGGCTCTGTGTTCTCCTCTGGCTATATGAGACGAGAACTCATAACGATCATGGCTTCGATATCCACACATGTTACACTCAAAAGGGTCACGAAAGCCATGGCAACCCATGTGAATAGTGAACATCACATAATCCAGGAAGAGGACTCGGCAGTGGTCACACCGGTACACATCCGTCACCTCCCCTTCTTTGTTGATCACTTTGATGGAGTCTCTTGGGCAGATGGGTGGGGGCTTGAGGAGTTCATAAGAGCGGGGGCCCTCCTTCAGAAGTGGCATCCCATTGCGGGCCCGAGGAGGGACCATGGGGTTTTGCTGATAGATGTGATTCTGGCGTTCCTCGTGGTTGCTGTCAGTGTCCGTGGAGTCGTGGCCACTGTTGGTGGGGGATAGACCTCTTTCAGAAGGCAGGCTCTTCTCTGGCAGGTGGATGTTCTTCTTTTCCAGCTCCTGGGGGGCACCATTTGGCATCTCAGCGCGGGTGAGGGCTATGGGGTACATGCTGCTGATAACCGGGACCATTTCTGAGGTGGGAGCAGGTGGCGTCTGGACCAAGGGGCGCAGGGCTTCGGCCCCGAGATAGCTGATGGCGTTATTGATGGCCTGGTCCATCATCCGGGTCTGGATCATCTCACTCTCCTTCTCGTACATGTAGCTAGGATTATAGCTGACATCAAAGCAGTGGCGCTTCTCACCTACAACAAGGGAAAGAAGCGGTGACAAAAGGAACAGCACAGAGGCacagagtttttaaaatgattttctggAGTCCTTGAGAAATGAGGAAGGACAAGTTGCCTGCCTAAGAACACTCAGCCCAGGCGAAATGGTCCTGCACGGTGCTGAAGTCTCAAGGGACAGTGGTTGACAGCACATGTTTGGACAGTCAAAATAACTGAAACCAGCAGGCAAGAGGGAGTCAGAGATGTCACTAAGTTGAGGCTACAATGTGAGTTGTTTCCACTGCTCATGTCAGAGGGGAACCCTGGAGAAAAGAAGCAGGAGAACATCAGGAGGGGGCTTAGCAGGGGGTGGGGAGTTGCCAGTGTCAGGAGCGTGGGGGCTTCTGTCTCTCTACTGTTCGTGAACTCTGAAGATGCAGTCCATTCCTGAACTCTTAGTTTGCTTGTTCTTTTCTGCTTGTAATAGTAGGGAGCCAGGGGGCCGGATGTGCTGCAAAAAGTGGGGATGCTCTGACTTCGGCAGTTTTTTAAATAGCTGCAGAGGCAGAAAAAACAGCCCCCAAAACTCCAACTTACCACTCCTGAAACACATCGGTTATTAGATGGACTGAGATTTAAATAAAAGCGCTTCAAAGGCAGGGAGTTTTAGAAAGGCTCTCTTGATGAAAGATCGTGATGTTTGTCCTCATAAAGTGTGTTATTCTTCTTTTGTTTGAAAAGATGTGTCATTGATACATATGTGATCATTAGGACTTATCTCACACTTAACTGAAAAATTTATTTGTGGTCACCCTCTCCTACTTCTCATGTCAAACTGCTGAGAAATTTTGAAAACAGAGTTTAGCCACCTTCAGGGCGTGTGGGTGTTCTGTTAGAAAACAGGCTCTTTGGCCACAGGGAAGGCACAAGCTGGGTCTGCAGTGATGGCAGGCGTGCTCGATGGTGAGTGGCTGGTGGAGGCACGAGAAAGTGGGGAAGACGTGTCAAGGGCTGGGAGTGAGGTCACTCCTGATGCTTTTTCATTCTGTAGACACTGGATTCTGAGAGATTTGGCAAACGAAAACCTCTCTTTCCTAACATTTCCGAAGCATGTTATGCTTGTTCCAAAACTTGTCACTGCCACACAGTAAGGGCTTCAGggaggaaaaaacacaaaaaggatTGAAAGAACCAGTTTCTGTTCTTGAGGACTCTCCAACCTAGGGAGAGAGAATAGTTGGAACTGgggaaaaataaatgctaaaagtTTAGAAAGGGCTGCCTTGCTCTACAGAAGCTTATATTCTAAATGCCATGTTTGAGGCATTTAAGCGGGGGTGGGGGAACATGTCTTCTGTATAAAGGATTATAAGGCAAAGGCAGGGCAGTCTGGTACAAACTATCTATTTAAATGTTAAGGGAATACAAAAACTTCAGGAGTACTTTCGGAAGGGAAAGTATTCTTGGAAAATCTAAATTTTGAGAAGGGTCttgatgaactggttggatttaGATGTTCAGAGACGCAGAAGAGAAATCCTAATTGAGACAGGAGCATGAATCAAGACAGACACGAGGGACCATCCAAGCTATGAGCAGGAAGGAATGAGAGAGTCTGGATACAGCAGTATCAGGAAGTATGGAATAAAGGATTTCTCAGACTCCACTTATCCCTCCACACTGTGCAGCAGCAACAGCCCTGGGCAGTGCAGAGGCTGCGAGCAAGAGCTCTAGAGTCAGATGGATGGATTTGATGTTGCCTCCTCATTACTAGTGGTGTGAGCTTGGCTAAGTTCCTTAACCTGTCTATGGCTCCGTGTCCtcatgtaaaatggggataataattgtATCTACTTTAATTAATAAGagcttagaacagtacctggcacactgAAAGCACTTGGTAgacattagggtttttttttttggtttgaatcggcttgtattttctttctttccttttttgctaaaagaaatttgtttttttaaggaaactttatATCACCAACATAAATGGAAAACCAGAGTCACTTGCCACAAATAGAAGGtaactatgaaaaataaagacaatgaaaCACAGCAATTTATTAAAGTTTGATCAGATACTGTAAGTACCTGTAGACAAAGATCCCCTCTTTCTTTGCTAAAAATAGAGTTTACGAGTGTGCGATTAGTGCTGAAGACAACTAACATAAAGTCAAAATCTTTCTTCTTGGTATAATCGGGAAGATTCAAagagaactaaaaagaaaatcattttctaGCCATGTAGATCAAGGTTTTCAAATGCCCTGTGAGCCTCCCAGCCTTTTGCCTCCATTTTGGGGAATGTTGAAAAAAGGTAACACATGGTGGGACCAAACGATACCCACTCTGAACAATCAACAGTCGGGCTTAGATCTGGACAACGGCAAACCTCTAATGCTTTGGAACAAGAGAGGCTTGCGGTCAGAATGTTATTTTAAGGATATTAATGTAACAGCAATGTGTAAGGTAGACCAGAACAGTGAGAAGTTGGAGACAGAAAGACTTGCTAAAAGACCTAATCAGACCGATTTGTCCTGCATCCCCACTACCTTAAGGCCAACTTGACAGCTTCCAGACAAATACCTCAGAGAAAAAATATGTTAAGAAAATCACCATGCCTTAACTACTCAATAAGTAGTAGGAAGACCTTTGCCAAAGTAATCAATAGTTCTTCTTTCAAGTGCCAGACTGGCTGTGTCTCTGATCAGAGCTGTTTGGAAGAAtgagactggaatacaaaagctGGCTTAAGTCACAAATATTCATTCCCCTGAAAGTGACACAGAAATGATGAACTTTGGTTTCCTGGCCTTTTCAACGTTACTGATGATTTTTCAGTGGAGCTAACTCTACTCAGTTCCTCCAAATACCAGGACTCTCTGGaagtcttatctttttgcctatCAGAGAG from Bos mutus isolate GX-2022 chromosome 19, NWIPB_WYAK_1.1, whole genome shotgun sequence encodes:
- the IKZF3 gene encoding zinc finger protein Aiolos isoform X3 — protein: MKVKDEYSERDENVLKPEPMGNAEEPEIPYSYSREYNEYENIKLERHVVSYDSSRPTSGKMNCDVCGLSCISFNVLMVHKRSHTGERPFQCNQCGASFTQKGNLLRHIKLHTGEKPFKCHLCNYACQRRDALTGHLRTHSVEKPYKCEFCGRSYKQRSSLEEHKERCRTFLQSTDLGETASVEARHIKAEMGSERALVLDRLASNVAKRKSSMPQKFIGEKRHCFDVSYNPSYMYEKESEMIQTRMMDQAINNAISYLGAEALRPLVQTPPAPTSEMVPVISSMYPIALTRAEMPNGAPQELEKKNIHLPEKSLPSERGLSPTNSGHDSTDTDSNHEERQNHIYQQNPMVPPRARNGMPLLKEGPRSYELLKPPPICPRDSIKVINKEGEVTDVYRCDHCRVLFLDYVMFTIHMGCHGFRDPFECNMCGYRSHDRYEFSSHIARGEHRAMLK
- the IKZF3 gene encoding zinc finger protein Aiolos isoform X5; the protein is MGSERALVLDRLASNVAKRKSSMPQKFIGEKRHCFDVSYNPSYMYEKESEMIQTRMMDQAINNAISYLGAEALRPLVQTPPAPTSEMVPVISSMYPIALTRAEMPNGAPQELEKKNIHLPEKSLPSERGLSPTNSGHDSTDTDSNHEERQNHIYQQNPMVPPRARNGMPLLKEGPRSYELLKPPPICPRDSIKVINKEGEVTDVYRCDHCRVLFLDYVMFTIHMGCHGFRDPFECNMCGYRSHDRYEFSSHIARGEHRAMLK
- the IKZF3 gene encoding zinc finger protein Aiolos isoform X4, producing the protein MEDIKPNVELKSTQEQSVPTEGSELLNDYDLTKAHETENVDGTEGPANEDEDIGASVEARHIKAEMGSERALVLDRLASNVAKRKSSMPQKFIGEKRHCFDVSYNPSYMYEKESEMIQTRMMDQAINNAISYLGAEALRPLVQTPPAPTSEMVPVISSMYPIALTRAEMPNGAPQELEKKNIHLPEKSLPSERGLSPTNSGHDSTDTDSNHEERQNHIYQQNPMVPPRARNGMPLLKEGPRSYELLKPPPICPRDSIKVINKEGEVTDVYRCDHCRVLFLDYVMFTIHMGCHGFRDPFECNMCGYRSHDRYEFSSHIARGEHRAMLK